Proteins encoded together in one Paracidovorax wautersii window:
- a CDS encoding TerB family tellurite resistance protein, which yields MSCLPEEPASMESQHLRAVLSISLMAAFADEHKDERERDHLRDMAESLSAGSGVDLMKLYQDVLLQRVRLEDAAGALDTPALRHLAFEMAVGVCDADGVCNAKEKAFLQRLAAALQVPAPEAAQVIEQADALADVPLRAEPAPSEAWSGPTAAVPMAVGGAAVAAAAAVAAASPAGATVNAASVSDAEIDSMILNASILNGALELLPQSLASMAIIPLQTRLVYRVGKVYGYELDKRHIADFLATVGVGLTSQYVEQFGRKLVGGLLGKVMGGMGRAVGSAATGSAFSFASTYALGKVAQRYYAGGRTLSTDALKASFSRTVDEAKGLQQRYAPQIQERAKGLDVGKLLRELKA from the coding sequence ATGTCCTGTCTACCCGAGGAACCTGCATCCATGGAAAGCCAACACCTGCGCGCCGTCCTGTCCATCAGCCTGATGGCGGCCTTTGCCGACGAACACAAGGACGAGCGCGAACGCGACCACCTGCGCGACATGGCCGAATCGCTCAGCGCCGGCAGCGGCGTGGACCTGATGAAGCTGTACCAGGACGTGCTGCTGCAGCGCGTACGCCTGGAGGACGCCGCCGGCGCACTCGACACGCCTGCGCTGCGCCACCTGGCCTTCGAGATGGCCGTGGGCGTGTGCGATGCCGACGGCGTGTGCAATGCCAAGGAAAAGGCCTTCCTGCAGCGCCTGGCTGCCGCGCTGCAGGTGCCGGCGCCCGAGGCAGCGCAGGTGATCGAGCAGGCCGACGCGCTGGCCGATGTGCCGCTGCGCGCCGAGCCCGCACCGTCCGAGGCCTGGTCCGGCCCCACGGCCGCCGTGCCGATGGCGGTGGGGGGCGCGGCGGTTGCGGCAGCGGCTGCTGTGGCGGCTGCCTCGCCCGCCGGTGCCACCGTCAACGCCGCCTCGGTGAGCGATGCCGAGATCGACTCCATGATCCTGAACGCGTCCATCCTCAACGGCGCGCTGGAGCTGCTGCCGCAGTCGCTGGCTTCCATGGCCATCATTCCGTTGCAGACGCGCCTGGTCTACCGCGTGGGCAAGGTCTATGGCTATGAGCTGGACAAGCGGCACATCGCCGACTTCCTGGCCACGGTGGGCGTGGGGCTCACCTCGCAGTACGTGGAGCAGTTCGGCCGCAAGCTGGTGGGCGGGCTGCTGGGCAAGGTGATGGGCGGCATGGGCCGTGCGGTGGGCAGCGCGGCCACGGGCTCGGCATTCTCGTTCGCCAGCACCTACGCGCTGGGCAAGGTGGCGCAGCGCTACTACGCCGGGGGCCGCACGCTGAGCACCGACGCGCTCAAGGCCTCGTTCTCGCGCACGGTGGACGAGGCCAAGGGCCTGCAGCAGCGCTATGCCCCGCAGATCCAGGAGCGGGCGAAGGGGCTGGACGTGGGCAAGCTGCTGCGCGAGCTCAAAGCCTGA
- the nth gene encoding endonuclease III, producing the protein MKTEHIVPFFATLKAANPQPNTELEYTTVFELLAAVLLSAQATDVGVNKATRKLFPAAGTPQAILDLGLEGLEGYVKTIGLYRSKARHLMETCRILVERHGGQVPRTREELEALPGVGRKTANVVLNVAFGQPTMAVDTHIFRVSNRTGLAPGKNPLAVEMQLLKRVPAEYAVDSHHWLILHGRYVCQARKPRCWECAVAPYCDYQPKTPAP; encoded by the coding sequence ATGAAGACCGAGCACATCGTCCCTTTCTTCGCCACGCTCAAGGCGGCCAATCCGCAGCCCAACACTGAACTGGAATACACCACCGTCTTCGAACTGCTGGCCGCCGTGCTGCTGTCGGCCCAGGCCACGGACGTGGGCGTCAACAAGGCCACGCGCAAGCTGTTCCCGGCGGCGGGCACGCCGCAGGCCATCCTCGACCTGGGCCTGGAAGGGCTGGAGGGCTACGTCAAGACCATCGGCTTGTACCGCAGCAAGGCGCGGCACCTGATGGAGACCTGCCGCATCCTCGTGGAGCGGCACGGCGGCCAGGTGCCGCGCACGCGCGAGGAGCTGGAGGCGCTGCCCGGCGTGGGCCGCAAGACGGCCAACGTGGTGCTGAACGTGGCCTTCGGCCAGCCCACCATGGCGGTGGACACGCACATCTTCCGCGTGAGCAACCGCACCGGCCTGGCGCCGGGCAAGAACCCGCTGGCGGTGGAGATGCAGTTGCTCAAGCGCGTGCCGGCCGAGTACGCAGTGGACTCGCACCACTGGCTGATCCTGCACGGCCGCTACGTCTGCCAGGCGCGCAAACCGCGCTGCTGGGAGTGCGCGGTGGCGCCGTACTGCGACTACCAGCCCAAGACGCCAGCGCCCTGA
- a CDS encoding LysR family transcriptional regulator produces the protein MLSSRLQETALRYFLEVVRSGSVSEAATRLNVSPSAVSRQVAALEDLLGVPLFDRRPRGMAPSPAGELLAAHARRGALEADRVVSDIQALQGVHTGLIRLSSSAGFAIEFLPRVMAQFRVRYPGMQFRLSVASPAAVTVAVLNGDADVGLTYSRSAERDITVQHREASPVIAIMRPDHPLARFPSVTLAQMHAHPIALPERDNTVRQLFDIGCSQRGLVFEPALVCNHFETLTHFVLHGGGLSISGEVTVRDRVARGELHAAQIRERGMSARLTEIQTLSGRTLPLGVRLFLDYLRSALPAPSG, from the coding sequence ATGCTGTCCAGCCGATTGCAGGAAACCGCCCTGCGCTACTTCCTGGAAGTGGTGCGCAGCGGCTCCGTGAGCGAGGCCGCCACCCGGCTCAATGTGTCGCCGTCCGCCGTGAGCCGACAGGTCGCGGCGCTGGAGGACCTGCTGGGCGTGCCGCTGTTCGACCGCCGCCCTCGCGGCATGGCACCGAGCCCCGCTGGCGAGCTGCTGGCCGCGCACGCCCGCCGCGGGGCGCTGGAGGCCGACCGCGTGGTGTCCGATATCCAGGCTCTGCAGGGCGTGCATACCGGGCTGATCCGGCTGAGCAGCTCGGCCGGCTTCGCCATCGAATTCCTGCCGCGCGTGATGGCCCAGTTCAGGGTGCGCTATCCAGGCATGCAGTTCCGCCTCAGCGTCGCCAGCCCTGCCGCCGTCACCGTCGCCGTGCTCAACGGCGATGCCGACGTGGGCCTGACCTACAGCCGCTCGGCGGAACGGGACATCACGGTGCAGCACCGCGAAGCCTCTCCCGTGATCGCCATCATGCGGCCGGACCACCCGCTCGCGCGCTTCCCCTCCGTGACACTGGCGCAGATGCATGCGCACCCCATCGCACTGCCGGAGCGCGACAACACCGTGCGGCAGCTGTTCGACATCGGCTGCAGCCAGCGCGGCCTGGTGTTCGAGCCGGCCCTGGTCTGCAACCATTTCGAGACGCTGACCCACTTCGTGCTGCACGGCGGCGGGCTGTCGATTTCCGGAGAGGTCACGGTGCGGGACCGTGTGGCCCGCGGCGAACTGCATGCGGCACAGATCCGCGAACGCGGCATGAGCGCACGTCTCACCGAAATCCAGACGCTGAGCGGCCGCACCCTGCCGTTGGGTGTGCGCCTGTTCCTCGACTACCTGCGCAGTGCATTGCCGGCGCCCAGTGGCTGA
- a CDS encoding amidase, with protein sequence MPSGAVRAALPNGLGLLGRTATDLSRAIHGREVSCVEVLDATLAQIDRLNPVVNAIVAMPDREGLRAQAAERDAQLARGESLGPLHGFPQAPKDIMPAAGLVTTRGSPIFAGQVSSSDAVVYERMRAGGALFIGRTNSPEFGLGGHTFNPVYGTTRNAFDPARSAGGSSGGAGVAVALHMLPVADGSDMMGSLRTPAAFNNVYGLRTSFGLVPHGPTEEVFFQQFSVAGPMARNIPDLAMLLSVQAGFDARLPLTRRHDDVAALGRPLERDVNGTRIGWLGDLGGHLPCEPGVLQTCEQALAHFRTVGCTVDAAVPAFDLEQLWNAWIDLRSFSVAGANAALYRDPAKRPLLKAEAVWEIERGMRLSALQVYDAARVRSAWYQVLRGLFERFDFLVMPAAQVFPFAAELDWPHAVGGRDMDTYHRWMQAVVPATMAGLPALAAPAGFGPGGLPAGLQIIGPAQCDAAVLQIGHAYDQASGHARVRSPLLA encoded by the coding sequence CTGCCATCCGGCGCCGTCCGCGCCGCCTTGCCCAACGGCCTGGGTCTCTTGGGACGGACCGCCACCGATCTGTCCCGCGCCATCCACGGCCGGGAGGTGTCCTGCGTGGAGGTGCTTGACGCCACGCTGGCGCAGATCGACCGCCTGAACCCGGTGGTGAATGCCATCGTCGCGATGCCCGATCGCGAGGGGCTGAGAGCGCAGGCCGCCGAGCGGGATGCGCAACTCGCGCGGGGCGAGAGCCTGGGCCCGCTGCACGGCTTTCCGCAGGCGCCCAAGGACATCATGCCCGCGGCCGGCCTGGTGACCACGCGCGGCTCACCGATCTTCGCCGGGCAGGTCTCGTCCAGCGACGCCGTGGTGTATGAGCGCATGCGTGCCGGCGGCGCACTGTTCATCGGCCGCACGAACTCGCCCGAGTTCGGTTTGGGTGGGCACACCTTCAACCCGGTCTACGGCACGACGCGCAATGCGTTCGATCCAGCACGCTCCGCGGGCGGCAGCAGCGGCGGGGCCGGGGTGGCCGTCGCATTGCACATGCTGCCCGTGGCCGATGGCTCGGACATGATGGGCTCGCTGCGCACGCCGGCGGCCTTCAACAACGTCTACGGCCTGCGCACCTCGTTCGGCCTGGTGCCGCACGGGCCGACGGAAGAGGTGTTCTTCCAGCAGTTCAGCGTGGCCGGCCCGATGGCGCGCAACATACCCGACCTGGCGATGCTGCTGTCCGTGCAGGCCGGCTTCGATGCGCGCCTGCCGCTCACCCGCCGGCACGACGACGTCGCCGCGCTGGGCCGGCCGCTGGAGCGCGATGTCAACGGCACGCGCATCGGCTGGCTCGGCGATCTGGGCGGCCACCTGCCGTGCGAGCCCGGCGTGCTGCAGACCTGCGAGCAGGCGCTGGCGCACTTTCGCACGGTGGGCTGTACCGTGGACGCGGCGGTGCCTGCCTTCGACCTGGAGCAGCTCTGGAACGCCTGGATCGACCTGCGCAGTTTCAGCGTGGCGGGCGCCAACGCCGCGCTGTACCGCGACCCCGCCAAGCGGCCCCTGCTCAAGGCCGAGGCCGTGTGGGAGATCGAACGCGGCATGCGCCTGAGCGCCTTGCAGGTGTACGACGCCGCACGCGTGCGCTCGGCCTGGTACCAGGTGCTGCGCGGGCTGTTCGAACGCTTCGACTTCCTCGTCATGCCGGCGGCACAGGTCTTTCCGTTTGCGGCGGAACTGGACTGGCCGCATGCCGTGGGCGGCCGTGACATGGACACCTACCACCGCTGGATGCAGGCCGTGGTGCCCGCCACGATGGCGGGGCTGCCCGCGCTGGCTGCGCCCGCGGGCTTCGGCCCCGGCGGGTTGCCCGCAGGCTTGCAGATCATCGGCCCGGCGCAATGCGATGCAGCGGTGCTGCAGATCGGCCACGCCTACGACCAGGCCAGCGGCCACGCGCGCGTGAGGAGTCCGCTGCTGGCGTGA